CCCGCGAGGACGGCGGTGGACTCGCCGTAGCGCGCCCAGACGGTCGGCTGGCCGCGGCGGACCGTGTCGTTGTCCATGCAGGGCAGGTCGTCATGAACGAGCGTGTAGGCGTGCAGCAATTCGACCGCGATGGCGGGATGCCAGGCGGCGTCGCCCGTGCCGCCTGCGGCCTCGGCGGCGGCCAGGCAGAGGATCGGACGCAGCCGTTTGCCGCCTGTGACGACGGCATGCCGCATGGCTTGTGAGAGGACGGCCGGACGCTGGTCGGCCGGCGGCAGCCATTCCAGTAGCCGCTGCGCGACGGCGACTTGTCGCTCCGCGAGATAGGCGGTTAAATCAAACATGTGACCAGTTTAGCAATCGCGAGGGTTGAAGTAAAGTAACGGGTGTGCTACACTGAACGCGTCGCAACCCAACAGATCGGAGCCTCGGTATGATCATCGGACACGCGCACACCTGTTTCACGGTCGGCAATCTGGATCAGATGGTTTCCTTTTATGTGGACAAACTCGGACTGAAGCTGGCGTTTGAGTTCCGACGCGAAAACGGCGCCCGCTTCGGTGTCTACCTGCGCCTCGGACCGCGCACGTTCCTCGAGTTTTTCGAAGGCGAACTGGCGGCCCGGGCTGACCGGCAGAGCTACGCCCACATCTGTCTCGAATGCGATGATGTCACCCAAACTGTTGCCGAGCTGCGATCCCGCGGCGTGAATGTCTCCGATCCCACCCTGGGCATGGATCACAGTTGGCAGGCCTGGCTGTCTGACCCGCAGGGCAACCGGATCGAGCTGCACTCCTACACGCCACCGAGCTGGCAGACGCCGCATCTGTAATCTGGATTCCGATTGCCCAGGGCTCACGGCCGGTCGCTGGTTGCGGCGGAACTCACCCGTTCGATCTTGTCACGCAGCCCGGCAAGATCGGGGATAAGCCTGGCGGCGCGGCGCCAGAAAGCGACGGCCTCTTCGTCGCGGCGGAGGGCGTGAAGGACGTCTCCAATGTGGTCCAGGATCACGCCGTCCTCCTCCGGTGCCAGTCGGGCGGCGATCAGCAGTTGCGTCAGCGCGTCGTTGAATCGGCCGAGGCGATAGTAGACCCATCCGAGCGTGTCGATATAGGCGTAGACGCGCGGTTCGTGGGTCAGCGCGCGCGTCACCCACTCGAGCGCCTCATCGAGCCGCTCGCCATTGACCGCCCACATGTAGGCGAGGTGGTTCATGATGGCGTGGGCGTTGGTGTGGACGGAGAGGGCTTCGCAGAAGACGTCGGCGGCCTGGTCATCGTGATCCAGATCGTCCAGGGCGGCGCCGAGGGTGAGAGAATAGGTGGATGACGGCTGGATGCCCGCGCGCCGAGCCGCATCACGGCCAGCGAGGAGGGCGGCGGCGGCGGCCTCGGGCTGGTCCAACATCGTCCAAGCGTATGACGCGACGAGGGCCTCTCTGAGGGGCTGCGGCGATGACGCGATGCGGGCGGTCAGGCGGCTCACGCCGGTGGTGTCTGCCAGGGCGTGAAAGGATTCGCCGATCCTGCGAGCGGCGGGATTGCAGGCTGGGTCGGTATCCAGGGCCGACCAATAGGCGCGTATCGCGCGGTTCGTGAAACCGGAGCGGAGCAGGGCGTCGCCGTAAAAGGTCTGGGCGATGGCCTTTTCCTCCGGATCAGAAGCGGTGTCGATCATGATCTGGATGAGCGGCAGGGCGCGTGCAGGCGCCGGGGGAGGGGCGAGGATGAAGTGACGCGCCCACTGGAGGGGCGCCTGCAGCAGGATCGGGGGGAGATTGGTGGCGGTTGCTTGCTGGCGCAAGAGGCGAACGGCTGTCCGGTCCTGGTCGGCCTTGAATCGGTTGCGGACTTCGCCCAGGGTTGCGCCGGCCGCAGCTTC
The genomic region above belongs to Lentisphaerota bacterium and contains:
- a CDS encoding tetratricopeptide repeat protein, giving the protein MTAAKLMACVCMVLSAGCGTLRAPRLPPQPKGRSEDGVFSSALAHYATGLLLETAVGRTSVEAGDAYLQAHRLDPASDPPFSLATLRLLEGGRTNEALALVRAQVRRQPESTEAWITLAQLAETSGDFAGAAGAYARVRALRGNAEAAAGATLGEVRNRFKADQDRTAVRLLRQQATATNLPPILLQAPLQWARHFILAPPPAPARALPLIQIMIDTASDPEEKAIAQTFYGDALLRSGFTNRAIRAYWSALDTDPACNPAARRIGESFHALADTTGVSRLTARIASSPQPLREALVASYAWTMLDQPEAAAAALLAGRDAARRAGIQPSSTYSLTLGAALDDLDHDDQAADVFCEALSVHTNAHAIMNHLAYMWAVNGERLDEALEWVTRALTHEPRVYAYIDTLGWVYYRLGRFNDALTQLLIAARLAPEEDGVILDHIGDVLHALRRDEEAVAFWRRAARLIPDLAGLRDKIERVSSAATSDRP
- a CDS encoding VOC family protein, which gives rise to MIIGHAHTCFTVGNLDQMVSFYVDKLGLKLAFEFRRENGARFGVYLRLGPRTFLEFFEGELAARADRQSYAHICLECDDVTQTVAELRSRGVNVSDPTLGMDHSWQAWLSDPQGNRIELHSYTPPSWQTPHL
- a CDS encoding polyprenyl synthetase family protein, with the translated sequence MFDLTAYLAERQVAVAQRLLEWLPPADQRPAVLSQAMRHAVVTGGKRLRPILCLAAAEAAGGTGDAAWHPAIAVELLHAYTLVHDDLPCMDNDTVRRGQPTVWARYGESTAVLAGDALQSLAFELLARTPACDPAIPGILVGELAGAAGAGGIIGGQIEDLACGGQADAATVAYVHQHKTADLFRAAARMGAIAAGADTGLTDRLGDFGSHLGVAFQII